The following DNA comes from Flavisolibacter ginsenosidimutans.
GTTGCAAGCCTTTAAGGTTCGCGCCTTCGCCACCTTCCCATCTTTTCAATTGGTCTTTAATGAACAGGAGAAGATTCTGCCGCAGCGCTTTTACGTCGGGTGATGATTCTTCTTTTTTAAAAAAATCAAACATGTCTATTAAAGTTGTTCGTTGGTCGTTGGTTGTTGGCCGAAGAACAAAACGATCAACGTCCAACGTTCAACTGACAACGGATTAGGGATTTATTTTTTCGTCAAAACTTTTTATGTACCCAAACTTTTTCAACACCGGCACAACGTTCGTTCCGGCAAGTTTTACCGCTACGCTTGAACCTTTTGTTTTTTCAATGCGTACACAGGTTACAATGTGTCCTTCGCCGGCCTGCTTTGGCGCAAAAAACACGTACCAGCCGTCGTTGATGCGTTCGCCTTTTAAGATGCGTTCCGGCGTACCGGTTTTGCCTGCGGCCACTAAGCCAAGTTTATCTTTTTTGCTGGCGCTTTGTTCACGCATGTATTTGGTCATCAAAGCCGCGGCCGCCGGGTCTTTTAACAACGGAATGCCTTGTTCAAGCGGCAGCGTCGAGTCGCTAATTTTCGTTACATAACGGCTGTGCATGAGTGTGCCGTTGTTGCCAATAGCCGATGCCACCCGTGCAATGGAAGCCGGCGTAGCAATCAACTCGCCCTGTCCCCAGGCCATGCCCGAAACGCCGCGGCCTCTCGTTCTTCTGATGTCGTTTGGATTGTAAGAGCGAACGCTGTTGAATTCCGTTTTGCGCCAGATGGCCTTCCATTTTTCCCACTGCGAATTATCCGTCAAATCACCGTCGTAAAAATAGCCGCCCACGCCGCGCAAAAACAACCCCGCTTTCAAATAAATATCGCCCATGTCTTCCTCTAACCGCAACTCGTTTGCCAGGCGAATAAAGAATGGGTTGTTTGATTTAACGATGCCGCGTTCGATGGTGATGGTGCCAACTTCATCGGGCTCTTCGCTCTTCACACGAATCAAATCACCGGAACGGACTTGTATGGTTTTCTTTTCCGCTGCTGCGGTTCCAAGTTTATTAAAAGCTGCCGATGCCGTAATTAATTTGGCCGTTGAACCCGGTTGTGTAGCGTAGGTAAAGCCAAGGTCTCTTGTGGTGAGAAAATAAGGCAAGCGAGCCAGTTCTGCGTTGGACAAACTCATTCGTTCCGGTTCGTTCACCGGTGCTGCGGGATACATGGCCGAGGCCAGCACATCACCGGTATTGTCTTCCATCACCACAACAGAAATACGGCTGTTCTTCAAAGTATCAAGGCTTTGCAGCGATGCTTGCAACTGCGTTTGCAAAGCCGCATCCACCGTCATCTGCACGTCGCGGTTGCGCTGCTTGAACTTTTCTACTTCGGTGCTGTTAATGCCGGCCAAAAGCAATGGTGCAAGTGCACTAAAGTCGCGTTTTGCCACGGTCATTTCAACAGCCGTTTGCGGAAGAAAACGGTTTTCGCGAAAACGCGATGCCGTCACTACAAATTTTGTTTCGGGTGCGGGAAAACCGCGCAGTTCGGCCATGTGTTCGTACTCGGCGTAATAACCGTTGGTGCTTCCCATAAACGCACCGGTGTTCATGTCCCCAACCCAAAAAAACATGCTCTCGTAAAAGGGATAATAACGGTCAAGACGCTTGTGCGAAAGGGCTTGCAATGCCGTTGGATTTAATCCTGCGGCAATGAGCGAATCCTGTTGGTGAAGAAAAGCATCAGGATTGCCCGTTGCCAACACTCTTCCCTTTCTGTCCAATAAATTTCCCGCACCGATGCGGTTCATCAAAATGGCAATGCGCGGGTTGTAACTGAACATGCGTGCCCCGCTTCTGTCCGCAACCAGCGCCGGTTGCACTACCCATTTTTTGTTGTTGAAAAGATATTGGCCCACGTTCACGCCGAGCAAGATCACACCGACAAATGCAGCAATCAACGCGGGCATGATGTTGCGGTCTTGCTGCCGCGAAATGTATTTCATCTGCACGGCAGAACCTTGCACAACCGAAGCCGATAACAAGAATCCGGCGGCCAGCATATTCGCAATTAACGACGAGCCGCCGTAACTCATAAACGGCAATGAAACACCCGACAGCGGCAAGGCACCAACAGAGCCACCCGCAATCAAAAGAAATTGCACAAACGTAGCAATGCCGATGCCCGAACAGAGATAAAAAAGAAAAGGTGTTCCGGTCTGCCGCCCAATTAATACAGCACGATGCAAGTACAAAACGAAAGCAATGAACACGCAGATGATGCCCGCCCAACCAAACTCCTCGCCCATTGAGGGAAGAATCATGTCGGTATGCGCTTCGGGAATTGTTTTGGCAAAGCCCTCGCCAATGCCTTGTCCCTGCACGCCACCGCTGCTCATGGCCCAAAGGCCGTTGGCTATCTGGTCGCCGCCAAAAACTTCGTTGTTCCAGGGGTCTTGCCAGATGGCTTTTCTGTCCACCAAACGTTGCACAGGTCCCGGAAATATTTTACCGATGTAAGGCACTTGGTCAAGCAAAAGAAAACTCGCCATCACTACCAGCAACATGATGGCGGATTCAGTCAGTTGCTTTTTGACAAAGAAAATGGCCAGCAGCAACAAGCCAACGGTAATGGTCGTTGCCAGTAAAATATTGTTGTGCGTAAGCCAGATGGAAAGAACGTACACAGCGGCCGTTCCAACGGCGTAGGCAAAATCGCCCCGTGAAAAAGAAAACAAAATGATGAAGGTGAAACAAGCCACCATCGCGGGACCCAAATCGCCCAACCACAAAAACAAACCCAACACACCGAGAATGGCAATCAACGCGAAACCAAAAAATCGCCAGCGCTTCTGCCAGCGGCCGTACTCGGAAATAAATTTTTCGTTCGTGGCAAAGAAACCCGCAAGAAAAACAACGATCAAAAACTTTACAATCTCGCTGGGCTGAAAACCGAAAAGATTCACTTTTACGCCGCTGCCTTCGGGACCTGTGCCCAACAAAATCGTGAGCATCAACAAACCCATTGCCGCAATTGCCCAGGGCCAGCCGTTGGCGGCTTTGCTGGCCTTTTTAAAAACGAACAAGCGGTACAAACCCGAATCGGTGGTAAACTTTTTTAAATTGAAAAAAAGCAAAACAAAAATGCCGAGCAAGCCACCAGCAAAATAAAACAACGTACTGCGGCCAAAGAAGCGGTCACGCAAAGGGTCTTGCAGCGAAAGCAACGTAAGAAAAGAAATGCCGGTGAGCAACATGAGCAGCGGAAGAAGCAGTTGGTCGGCCTGCGGAAAGCGAAAGGACAAAAAAAGATGCAACAAAAAAAAGCCAGCGAAGAAAACAACCGCAATGGTCCAATACCACTTCGTTACTTCTTCCGGCATGCGAACGATAAGGGCTTTTTCGCGGCGCAGGTTGTTAAAGTCGCGGGTAGAAAAGGCCTTCATCTTGTGCGGCACTTGCGTAAAAGTGAACGCAACGTTCTCGCTTAAATCCTGTACGCCTTTGGAAGAACCAAACTGGTAACCGGGTTTTAACGGAATAAGTTCATAGGCTTTGTTTGACGACAAGCCGTTAAACAAGAAGCTGCCGTTGTTCTCGGTTCGTGCATAAGCTTGCAAGGAAACAAGCTGGCGATGATTGTTCGAATCAACACGGAACGTTTTTACCAGCGTTGCCGATGAATCCACAACGGTTCTTCCTTCGTCATCCACATCTTCACTGTACAAACTGTCCTGCGGTAAAATCATTTGCAGCCGCACCAAGACGCCGGCACTAAAATTTTCACCTTCCTTTATTTTGCCGCTGATGTTGTAATTACCCAAACCAATGTTTACCGATGACGGAAGTTTTGGCGGCGCCGTTCTTTCTCTTTCAAAGCGCAGCGAATCGTTGCCGGTAAAACCAATCAGCGTTCGCGAGAGTTTTGCTCTCCGGCGAAAGGATTCGCCGCCTTTTAAATAAGCATCGTCGGTGGAAATTTCAAAGGCACGTTTGTTTAGTTCACCGATGTTGTCCATCTCCTGCGTTCCGCTAAAACCTTGCGACGCAACGGCACGAATGAGCTCAATATCGCGGGGGTCTTCAAAATAAAAACCGCGCTGCAACAGCGCCGCAAGATTTTCGGCGGGCTTCGGTGCGTTGAGGTTTATCATCGAACCTTCAGCAAGACGCTTGGGCACTTCATCGAAATACTTTTTTTTGAGCATGTCGAACAAGTGCGCAAAAAGAAATAGCATCACCGCGCCGATGGCAAAAAGAAAAACCCGTTCAATGTTTCTGCTTCGGATAAACGACATGGAGGATTATTTGGGTAACGAATCTTTTTTGAATGCAGCGGTATCTTTTTTAAGAATGACCGTATCGCGAAGAATGCCGGTTAACGGTTGGCTTAACGGCAATTGAAACTGGCGATTGATGGTTGCGTCACAATTCTCAAAGCGAACGTTTTTCAATTGCACGCCCTTGCCTTTTGCAACAATGGCCGTATGAAAACCTTTAAAGGTTATGTTCTCCAGCAACAAGTATTTGTTGTTGGATGAAACAACAAAGGCTGGTCCGCGATAAGCAGAGTCACTTTGCAAAACCAAACCGTTGCCGTTGATGTGCAGTGAATCCTGCCGAGCGAAGACCGTGTCGCTAACGATGATGTTCTTGTGCAGCGAGTCAGCATAAACAAAGGTTTGCGATGCAAGGCCCAGGCTATCGCCAAAACGTTTTTCTTCCGCGTTGCGAACGGGTTGCAAAACAGGTTTAGGTAGCGAAGCCTGCAAGTCTTTGTTCTTTGTCCAGAACCAGAAACAGGCAAGCGCAAGAAGCAACAACAGAAGGCCAAACAGCCAAAGCGGAAGATTATTTTTTTTGGCTTTTGTTACCGGCTTTGCCTCTTCTCTTGTTTCCGCAAGAATTGTTGTTGGCTTTTCATCCTTGACGGCGGCGTTTTTTTTTACGAGTACAGGCTTTGTTGCTTTTTGCTTCTGAGGCTTTTTATCGTTCTTCACCAGCACCACCGTAATGTTGTCTTTCCCTCCCGCGCCGTTGGCCGCATCAATTAAAGCCTTGCCTTTTTGTGCAAGCGTTGCTGATGAAAGAAGAACATCCGACATTGCTTTGTTGTTCACCAAATCGGTTAAGCCGTCGCTGCAAAGCAGCAGCAGATCGCCGGGCAAAAACGGCGATTGCCCCGTTTCAATGTAATCGTCTTTCAAATCCATTTGCGCATCAAAGCCAAGCGCTTTGTTTATTTCGTTGCGTTTTGGATGCGTCATTGCTTCTTCTTCCGAAAGCCGTCCGCTGTCTTCCAAAAAGCCTACGAAAGATTGATCTTTTGTGACCTTCACCAACGAGTGGTCGCGCAAAAGATAGAGCCGCGTATCGCCAACGTGTGCGTAAAAAAATTGGTTGCTTTCCACGTCAGCCAGCACTACCGTCAACACGCAAGCCATCTGGCTGTTGCCCTTACCCTCTTGTTTTTCTCGGTAGATGTTTTGGTTGGCCTGAAGCAAAGCCTCGCGAAGAATTTGCAGCACGTCGCCGTTGGCCGCCTGCATCTTTTGCAGAAGCGTGTCTCTGGCAATGGCCGCCGCCACTTCGCCGCCGTCATAACCGCCCACACCGTCAATTACGCAAGCCAGTATCCAACCGGTTGGCAATTTTTCGGCGATGAAAGCATCTTCGTTGTTGTCGCGGAGCTTGCCCACGTCGCTAAGCCCAAAATAATTTTCAGCCATTCTTGCGGTGGGTGTTTTTGATTTCTGCAAAATGCGTAACGAGAAGGAAAACACAAATGCCGAGAAGAACCAACGAAATAACTGCGCTCATGGTTAAGGTTTAAAAATGTTAACGCCTACGATCCCGTTTAATAAGATGCGTGAGTTAAAGGGCAACTCGGTCCATTGCGGATTTGCTTCATCGCTGCGCGACACTTCTTTTTCGTTCAACACCGTTTTCTCTCCAAACGATGCGAGGTAAAATTTATTTTCATCGCGGTTGAAACGAATGCGCAAGTGCGGTGTGTTCACCCAATCGGAAGGAATGCGAAAAAAATTGGCGAGGTCGTTTGTCTCTTCTTTTCCCGACACCACAATTTCATCGGCCTGCATGAAGTATTCAATCTTTTTGCCGGCAAATTCTTTGTCGGGCACAATGGTTTCAAAACGGGCAAGTGCATTGCGCACTGGTGTTTGCGTTGGCGCAGCCGCACCTGGCGTTGTTTTAATCTGGCGTTCGTCAAAAACCAGGTCTTCGCGGTAAGGCACTTCATAATAACCGTCGCTGTAAAAATGAAAATCTTTTAAGATGTCGGGATTGATGTCGAAGGTTTGCGCAATGCCTGTTTGCCGCGGAATAAAGGTGACGCGAAGATTTTCCGCTGTTTGTGCCGACGGTGCGCTGTCAGGCAAAAGCTTGCCGATAAAACTGATGTCGCCGCGGGAATATTCCGGTGCGGAAACAAAGCGAAAAATCCAACGGCTTGCGGACGGTTCTACGGTTTTGCCGAGGCCGCGGTATTCTTTCAACAAATTGTACATCTGTTTCAGCGATTCGTGCACGATGATGCCGAAGATGCCCTTCTTGTTTTCCATAAAGAGCTTGTAGTCTTCAGGATTCAGGCAAATGATGTACTCGTGGTAAAAAACAATGCGGTCGGCAAAAGACAACTCGCTGATGGAGGTTTTAAATTTTTCAATGATGTAGCGATAAACATCATTGGGCGTAAGCCCGGACGGCGTTGCATCTATTTGCTCGGCTTCTTTTTTCAAAAAAAAATCGTGCAGGCCGATGCGTTGCCAGAAAGATTGCTTTGACTTCATTTGGTAAGTTAGTGGCATAAAAGTAAGGCTTCCCTAAATGCAATTTCGATAGCGAAAATTGTGTGAGAGTTTCTTAAAATTTTATGCCGGAGTTTTTTTGGAAGGGTCCTGGTGCGTATTGAAGATGCGGAAAATTACAATGGTGTTTTGCTGTACTTCAAATACGATAACAAAGGGGAACCGTTTATTGCACCTTGTCGCAAGGGTTTATTAAGGTAAGCGTATGCTTCAGGATTAATTTTCAAACCGGAGATTAGGGTTTCCAATTCTTGCAAAAAGCTGTCACCTAACCCAAACATTATTTCTTCATCATACTCGTAAGCAGCATCAGCATCATCTTTGGCCGTCTGCCTGAAATCAATCTGATACGTGCTTCTTGCGTTTGCTCAAAATTTCGGCTTTGACTTCGTCCCAACTGCCATTCTTTTTGTTCATCGTTCATTTTACTCATGTATTGGATAATTTCTGTTTCTTTCGTCAGTTTTTCCATAATTGCCGCTTTCTGTAAAAAAACAATCGCTTGCAAGTTTAATGCAGACCGCCCCGCTCCCGTGGCGTAAAAATTGAAACCCTTGACCACAACCACAAAACCGAACGAGCTACATGAAGATGACGCAATTCCCGGGTTCGCCTTTTCCACTGGGTGCATATTGGGACGGCTACGGCGTAAACTTCGCGCTATACAGCGAGAACGCAACGGCCATCGAGCTTTGCCTTTTTTCGGCCGGCGATCCAAGCGTAGAAGTCCGCATTCGCATAAAAGAAAGAGACAATTCCATTTGGCACGTTTACCTGCCGGAAATCGCTCCCGGCCAATTGTACGGCTACCGCGTTTACGGCCCCTACGAGCCGCAGAACGGCCATCGCTTTAATCCCAACAAATTATTGATTGATCCCTACGCAAAAGCCATCTCGGGTACCATCAACTGGAACGATGCGCTTTTTGGGTACGAAGTTGGACACCCCGACGAAGACCTCAGCTTTGATGACCGCGACAGTGCGCCTTTCATGCCCAAATCGGTGGTGATTGATTCGCGATTTGATTGGGAAGGCGACAAACTGCCGCGCATTCCTTATCACCGCACCATCATTTACGAAGCGCATGTAAAAGGCCTGACAAAATTGCTTCCGGCCATACCGGAAGAATTGCGCGGCACCTACGCCGCCATCGGTCATCCGGCTACGCTTCAATATCTAAAAGAACTCGGCATTACGGCGCTTGAACTCATGCCCGTGCATCATTTTGTGCACGATAAATTTTTAGCCGATAAAGATCTGGCCAATTACTGGGGCTATAATACCATTGGTTTTTTTGCGCCGGACATTCGTTACGCAAGTTCAACCGATCACGGTGCGCAGGTAACGGAATTCAAGAAGATGGTAAAAGAACTGCACAAAGCCGGCATTGAAGTAATTCTGGACGTGGTGTACAATCACACAGCCGAAGGCAACCAGCTTGGCCCCACGCTTTCCTTTCGCGGCATTGACAACGTGAGCAATTACCGTCTTACCGAAGACAAGCGCTATTATATGGATTATACCGGTACGGGCAATACGCTGAACGCAAAAATGCCCAACACCATGCGCATGATCATGGACAGTTTGCGGTACTGGATTTTAGAAATGCACATTGATGGTTTTCGTTTTGATTTAGCGGCTTCGCTGGCAAGAGAACTGCACGCCGTGGACCGCCTCGGCTCCTTCTTTCAAATCATTCATCAAGACCCCATCATCTCGCAAGTAAAACTGATTGCGGAACCTTGGGACGTTGGCGAAGGCGGTTATCAGGTGGGCAACTTCCCGCCGGGTTGGGCCGAGTGGAACGGCAAATACCGCGACTGCATGAGAGATTACTGGCGGGGCGCGGACAGCATGTTGGGCGAGTTTGCACTTCGCTTTACCGGCAGCCCCGATTTGTACGAAGAAGATTACCGCAGCCCAACAGCCAGTGTGAATTTCATTACCGCTCACGATGGATTTACGTTGCACGACCTGGTTTCGTACAACGAAAAACACAACGAAGCAAACGGCGAGAACAACAACGACGGCGAGAACCACAACCGCAGTTGGAACTGCGGCGCCGAAGGCGAAACGGACGACGCAGAAATCATTGCCTTGCGAAAAAAACAAACACGAAATTTTTTAACCACTTTGTTTTTTTCGCAAGGTGTGCCCATGCTGGTGGCCGGCGACGAATTGGGACGAACGCAAGACGGCAACAACAATGCTTATTGCCAGGACAATGAAATCTCCTGGATCAATTGGGAAGAGGCCGATACGGAATTGCTCACATTCACCAAAAAGCTCATTCACTTCTGCAAGCGGCACCCTGTGTTTAATCGCCGGCGATGGTTTAAAGGCCAGCCGGTGAAAGGAATCGGGCTTGAAGACATTGCCTGGTTTAAACCCGACGGCACGGAAATGACGGAAGAAAACTGGAACCAGGATTTTGCAAAGTCGCTCGGCGTGTTTTTAAACGGCAAAGGCATTCATTCAATGGGCTCAAAAGGCGAAGTCATCGTGGACGATAATTTTTACGTCATCTTCAACGCTTACCACGAAGCCTTGCCGTTTAAATTACCGCCGCAGAAGTTTGGCCGCAAGTGGGTAAAAGTATTGGACACGGCATTGAATTATTTAGAAGAAAGCGGCGAGAATTTCAAAGCCGCGCAAAGCATAAACGTTGATGGACGTTCTGTGGTGCTGCTGAAACAGCCAACGCATTGAGCCAATAAACAATGAGCAATAGTCAATCAGCAACAAGCGGAGAAATAGAGCATAAACACATGAACGGGTGAACAAGTAAACAAGTGAACAATCAGATTATGCAACCGATAGATGTTTTGAAGCGGACGATTGGTGTAAATTTTTCGGAAGAAGGCACGGTGACAGTAAAGGTTTGGTCGCCGCAGGCAGAAACAGTACAGCTAGAAGTTAAGGTTAAAGATCAAGTCGAGACGATATCGTTAACAAAAGAGCGTTACGGTTATTGGTCGGCAACAAGCAATAAAATAACAAACGGCAGCCGTTATAAAATTAAAATAGACGATAAGCAATCTTTCCCCGATCCGGCTTCGCTTTCGCAACCCAACGGCGTACACGGTGATTCGGAAGCAATTAACCTGGCTGCGTTTCAATGGCGCGAAACCGCGTGGAATAACATTCCACTGGAAGACTACATCATTTATGAATTGCACACCGGAACGTTCACCCCTGAAGGAACGTTTGCGGCAATTGAAAACAGACTCGATTATTTAAAAGAACTCGGCATCACCGCCGTTGAACTCATGCCCGTGGCACAATTTCCCGGCAACAGGAACTGGGGCTACGACGGCGTGTTTCCCTTTGCCGTACAAAACAGTTACGGCGGCGCAAAAGATTTGCAACGTTTGGTGGACGCATGTCATCAAAAAGGTCTCGCCGTAGTTCTCGACGTCGTTTATAATCACCTTGGACCCGAGGGAAATTATCTGGGAGAATTTGGTTCTTATTTCACCAGCAAATACAACACGCCCTGGGGCAACGCGGTAAACTTTGACGACGCCTGGTGCGATGGCGTGCGCCATTATTTCATAGAAAATGCTTTGATGTGGCTGCGTGATTTCCGCATTGATGCATTGCGGCTCGACGCCGTTCATGCCATCAAAGATTTCAGTCCCGTTCACATTCTGAAAGAAATAAAATTGCACGTGGATGAACTGATGCGTGTCACCGCACGCAAACATTACCTGATCGTAGAATTGGACCTGAACGACACAAAATTCATTCAGCCAGTCAACCAATGCGGTTACGGCATGAATGCGCAATGGATTGATGAATTTCACCACGCCTTGCGGGTAACAACCGGCAACGAAAAAACCGGTTACTACTCCGACTTCAGTGGAATTGAACATTTGGCCAAAGCTTATAAAGACGCTTACGTTTACGACGGGCAATGGTCGCCGCACCGCCACAAATTTTTTGGTGTAAAAGCAGACGAGGCCGAAGGCAAACAGTTCATTGTTTTTTCGCAAAACCACGACCAGGTTGGCAACCGCATGTTGGGCGAACGCACGAGTGAACTCGTAAGTTTTGAGATGCAAAAAGCAATGGCGGCAGCGGTTGTTCTTAGCCCTTACATACCACTGTTGTTCATGGGCGAAGAATGGCGCGAACCACACCCTTTTCAATACTTTATTTCACACACCGATGAGGCGCTTTGTGCAGCGGTGCGGAAAGGACGCAAAGAAGAATTTGCCGCTTTTCATCTTGAAGGCGAAGCACCCGATCCGGTTGCAGTAGAAACTTTCGACAACTCAAAGTTGCAATGGCATTTAATTGAAGAAGACAAACACAAGCAAATGCTGTCGTATTACAAAATGCTTTTGTCACTACGCAAAAGCCATCCGGTGCTCAAAAATCTTAACCGAAAAAATTTATCCGTTAACCCTCTTGTTGAAAGCAACGCTCTAATCTTGCTGCGCTGGCAAGAAAGCCATTATGTTTTATGCTTGATGAATTTCTCAAATGAAGAAAGGCAAATCAAATTGATGAAGGCTTCGGAATGGAACATTGCGTTGGATTCTGCGTCGCGTCAATGGGGCGGCAGCGGCGAATCAACGATTGAAGAAAACAGTGTTGTTCTTCGGCCCGAGTCCACCTTGATTCTAACCAACAAATAATTCGAAGCAACGAAAAGATGATCCGATCGTTTGATAGCCACGCAAGTCGCCCCGCAACAAAGCAAAAACCTTTGCTCCCGGACAATACCGGCTTGGTGAATGATGCTCCGGCCCGAAGGATTGCCGGTTTTACAGCACGATTACAAGAAGCTTTTCTCCAGCCCGAAGGGTCGCAATTCTCGTTACGCAACGAAACCAATTACTGATTATTAATTACTGATCACTCATTACAAATCATGTTCAATCCTCTTTCTACATACCGCATCCAATTTCACAAAAACTTCACCTTTGCACACCTCGAAAAGCGAATTCCTTACTTGCAGCAATTGGGCGTTGGAACTGTTTATGCTTCACCCGTTTTTGAAGCTCTTCCTGGCAGTGTGCACGGTTACGACATCGTCAATCCTTTGCGCATCAATCCCGAAATTGGAACCGAAGAAGAACTGCGGCAGCTTCGAAAAAAGTTAAACGATGCCGGCATCAACTGGCTGCAAGACATCGTGCCCAATCATGCCGCCTATCATTCCAAAAACAAATGGTTGATGGACGTGTTGGAGAAAGGCCAGCAATCGGTGTATGCGCCTTTTTTTGACACGGTTATGAACAGCCGCTTGTTCAGCGGAAAACTGATGGTGCCTTTCCTCGGAAGTACGCTGGAAGAAGTCATCAGCAACGGTGAGTTGCGCCTTGCTTTTGAAGAAGGAAGGTTCGTTTTTAAACATTACGACAACCATTATCCTTTGAAGCCCGGTTCTTACCCTTTTATATTGCAAACTGCGGAGGGAAACGATGCCATCAATTCTTTGTTGGTGCAAATTGACAACGTACACAAACTTGAAGACAGCAATTCTTTACACAAAGGCTGGGACGAGTTGCTGCTTCAACTGCATTCGCTGATGCGAAATGAAACAGTGAAGGCCGCCGTTCAACAAGCGATTGACAACATAAATAATGACAAAGAAAAAATACGGCAGCTTGCAAACGAACAGCATTATCGTTTTTGCCACTGGCAGGAAACGGACAGCCGCATTAATTACCGCCGCTTCTTTACAGTAAACGGATTGATTTGTTTGAACATTCAGGACGAAAACGTTTTTGAAAAACATCACTCGCTTGTAAAGAAACTGGCGAACGAAAACATCTTTCAAGGCTTGCGTGTAGACCATGTTGACGGCCTGTACAATCCAACCGAATACCTTCAACGCTTGCGGCAGTTGAGCGGCCAGGAAAGCTGCATTGTTGTAGAAAAAATTTTAGAGGCGGGTGAAGACATGCCAACCGACTGGCCCGTTCAGGGCAATACGGGCTATGATTTTCTCTCGGCGGTGAACAACCTTTTCACCAACAAAGATGCAGAGCCGCCATTCACAGAATTTTACGAAGGCCTTACCGATGATTACCGCAGTCTTCACCAGCAACTCCACGACAAAAAGACCCACATTCTTTACGAACACATGGGCGGCGAACTTGAAAATCTTTACCGCTATTTTTTGCAGTTGAACATTGCCGATAAAAAATTCCTGGCCCGCATTCCGCCCGACGACATGAAGTCTGCCATCGGCGAATTTTTGATCCAATGTCCGGTGTACCGTTGTTACGGAAATTTTTTTCCGTTGAACGGCAACGAAGAAAAAGCCGTGCGGAATAT
Coding sequences within:
- a CDS encoding FHA domain-containing protein; this encodes MKSKQSFWQRIGLHDFFLKKEAEQIDATPSGLTPNDVYRYIIEKFKTSISELSFADRIVFYHEYIICLNPEDYKLFMENKKGIFGIIVHESLKQMYNLLKEYRGLGKTVEPSASRWIFRFVSAPEYSRGDISFIGKLLPDSAPSAQTAENLRVTFIPRQTGIAQTFDINPDILKDFHFYSDGYYEVPYREDLVFDERQIKTTPGAAAPTQTPVRNALARFETIVPDKEFAGKKIEYFMQADEIVVSGKEETNDLANFFRIPSDWVNTPHLRIRFNRDENKFYLASFGEKTVLNEKEVSRSDEANPQWTELPFNSRILLNGIVGVNIFKP
- a CDS encoding PP2C family protein-serine/threonine phosphatase, with translation MAENYFGLSDVGKLRDNNEDAFIAEKLPTGWILACVIDGVGGYDGGEVAAAIARDTLLQKMQAANGDVLQILREALLQANQNIYREKQEGKGNSQMACVLTVVLADVESNQFFYAHVGDTRLYLLRDHSLVKVTKDQSFVGFLEDSGRLSEEEAMTHPKRNEINKALGFDAQMDLKDDYIETGQSPFLPGDLLLLCSDGLTDLVNNKAMSDVLLSSATLAQKGKALIDAANGAGGKDNITVVLVKNDKKPQKQKATKPVLVKKNAAVKDEKPTTILAETREEAKPVTKAKKNNLPLWLFGLLLLLLALACFWFWTKNKDLQASLPKPVLQPVRNAEEKRFGDSLGLASQTFVYADSLHKNIIVSDTVFARQDSLHINGNGLVLQSDSAYRGPAFVVSSNNKYLLLENITFKGFHTAIVAKGKGVQLKNVRFENCDATINRQFQLPLSQPLTGILRDTVILKKDTAAFKKDSLPK
- a CDS encoding FtsW/RodA/SpoVE family cell cycle protein; translation: MSFIRSRNIERVFLFAIGAVMLFLFAHLFDMLKKKYFDEVPKRLAEGSMINLNAPKPAENLAALLQRGFYFEDPRDIELIRAVASQGFSGTQEMDNIGELNKRAFEISTDDAYLKGGESFRRRAKLSRTLIGFTGNDSLRFERERTAPPKLPSSVNIGLGNYNISGKIKEGENFSAGVLVRLQMILPQDSLYSEDVDDEGRTVVDSSATLVKTFRVDSNNHRQLVSLQAYARTENNGSFLFNGLSSNKAYELIPLKPGYQFGSSKGVQDLSENVAFTFTQVPHKMKAFSTRDFNNLRREKALIVRMPEEVTKWYWTIAVVFFAGFFLLHLFLSFRFPQADQLLLPLLMLLTGISFLTLLSLQDPLRDRFFGRSTLFYFAGGLLGIFVLLFFNLKKFTTDSGLYRLFVFKKASKAANGWPWAIAAMGLLMLTILLGTGPEGSGVKVNLFGFQPSEIVKFLIVVFLAGFFATNEKFISEYGRWQKRWRFFGFALIAILGVLGLFLWLGDLGPAMVACFTFIILFSFSRGDFAYAVGTAAVYVLSIWLTHNNILLATTITVGLLLLAIFFVKKQLTESAIMLLVVMASFLLLDQVPYIGKIFPGPVQRLVDRKAIWQDPWNNEVFGGDQIANGLWAMSSGGVQGQGIGEGFAKTIPEAHTDMILPSMGEEFGWAGIICVFIAFVLYLHRAVLIGRQTGTPFLFYLCSGIGIATFVQFLLIAGGSVGALPLSGVSLPFMSYGGSSLIANMLAAGFLLSASVVQGSAVQMKYISRQQDRNIMPALIAAFVGVILLGVNVGQYLFNNKKWVVQPALVADRSGARMFSYNPRIAILMNRIGAGNLLDRKGRVLATGNPDAFLHQQDSLIAAGLNPTALQALSHKRLDRYYPFYESMFFWVGDMNTGAFMGSTNGYYAEYEHMAELRGFPAPETKFVVTASRFRENRFLPQTAVEMTVAKRDFSALAPLLLAGINSTEVEKFKQRNRDVQMTVDAALQTQLQASLQSLDTLKNSRISVVVMEDNTGDVLASAMYPAAPVNEPERMSLSNAELARLPYFLTTRDLGFTYATQPGSTAKLITASAAFNKLGTAAAEKKTIQVRSGDLIRVKSEEPDEVGTITIERGIVKSNNPFFIRLANELRLEEDMGDIYLKAGLFLRGVGGYFYDGDLTDNSQWEKWKAIWRKTEFNSVRSYNPNDIRRTRGRGVSGMAWGQGELIATPASIARVASAIGNNGTLMHSRYVTKISDSTLPLEQGIPLLKDPAAAALMTKYMREQSASKKDKLGLVAAGKTGTPERILKGERINDGWYVFFAPKQAGEGHIVTCVRIEKTKGSSVAVKLAGTNVVPVLKKFGYIKSFDEKINP